Below is a window of Musa acuminata AAA Group cultivar baxijiao chromosome BXJ3-11, Cavendish_Baxijiao_AAA, whole genome shotgun sequence DNA.
ACTGTGCAGATCCATGTCATACTCTGCAGAGGGGTCCAACAAAGTAGAATAACGAAAATGATCAGTCATGTGCATGCGAAAGGGGGATAAGAGGAATGCATATGATTCTTAAATTCATATTATCTAGCAAAAGGGAAAACATTCGTAGAATTCTATTCATGTAAAGAAGAAGTCTAAATTTGCAAGGCAAGAGAATTTAACTGTAGCAAGAAGCCATGTAGCAAATAGATTGTCTGTAAaggtcccaactatttgaggttGACTGCATGGATCTTTTCCCACCATTTAGCTTTGTTGAGTGACAGATCACTTTTTTTAATAGTAACCATCCAATCTCTTCAACTATTCCTAATAAAGTCTTCTTAGGTTTTTCTACTAATATCAGTTAACTCACCGCAGCTGATGAGTGCATCCAGGATCTCCTTTCCATTCCAAGCAGTTCTTTCCTTATTCCATTCTTGATTGGAACTAAAAACGTAATTCGAGAAAAAAGTGGATACATTCCCAGTCTATCAGACAAGAAATTGTACTGTATAAGGGGTAATATTTGTCATTTAGGAGTGTTTACTTTTCATTGTAGTTTAAACTTTTAACATTGATGCATTAACTGGATTATGCTTCTAACCTGTAATGCATGACAAGTGTTTAATTATCTTGTTTTGGTCTTATATTTCAGAATTCATCAAAGGGAGTAACAAATATGGAAGTCAACAATGATTCTTCTATATCAGCTGAAGAAGAGAATGAAGGTGACCCAATTAGTTTATCTGGTTTGACCAGTGGCAATGAAGATGACCATAAAACATCCGTTGAAGCTGAAAAAGAAGCAGCAAAGAGTGAGGCTGATGGCTCTGTACCAGAGAAGGTCCTCAAGAAGCCAGACAAAATTCTACCATGTCCTCGCTGTAATAGTATGGAAACCAAATTCTGCTATTACAACAACTACAACTTTAATCAACCTAGACACTTTTGTAAGAATTGCCAGAGATATTGGACTGCTGGGGGAACAATGAGGAATGTTCCTGTGGGTGCTGGTAGGCGTAAAAGTAAGCATTCCAATTCACCATATCATAATGTAGTGATTTTGTCAGATGGATTTCAGAGTTTTCAGTCAGATGCTCTTAAATCTATTCATCATCGGCCTCTTCCATGTGCGTCTTCTACCGCTTCACAACCTTTGATAAGAAAAGGGACCATCCTTAAATCTGATCAAGAAGATCCTCTTTACGAGTCTGTGACCTGTGCATTTAATATCAGGGAGCAAGGAAACAATGCTGCTTCTGACTCAATGATATGTGGATATAAAAGAGAGGAACCCTCCTGTTCATCTTTTGCAACAGCCTCCAATTTTGTCAAAAATGTGTCTGCTGAAAAAGCAGTTCATGTGCGATCAAGTGGCATGCGAGTTTACTGTAATGGACTAGCACCTCTGCCTCATTTGCAGTATTATCCTGGGGTTCCATGGGCTCACCCATGGAGTCTGGCATGGAACAGTGTTGCTGCCATGGAAGCTGGTAGATGCTCATCTGAATATTCTTGCACAGTGGAGAATGACAATTCAAGTTCGGTTTCATGGAGTCCCAGAGCATTGATGGCAGCTTCTCCTTTTTGTGCATCAACACTACCTTTCTCTTTCATGCCGGCTCCATTTCTGGGCTATTCCATTTTGCCAAATGGAACATGGAATGTACCATGTGCTGGATCTAATGGTTGCATATCACCATCACCCTCTACGAGCGATAGTGGATGTTCAGGAAATGGCTCTCCAACTTTGGGTAAGCATTCCAGAGATTCTAGTATACAGGGAGAGAATAATATGAAGAAGCCTTTATGGGTCCCTAAAACCCTTAGGATGGATGATCCAGAAGAGGCTTCCAAGAGTTCCATATGGGCTACCCTTGGTATCAAGCCTGAAATGGGCAGTATCTTCCAGTTCAAGTCTGAACACAAGGCTAAAAAATTGGATGGCGCACAGCTATTGCACGAAAACCCGGCTGCAGTATCTCGTTCTCATTGCTTTCAGGAGAGCACATAAAGAGCTCTCTCTGAAGTCGTGTGGAAATGACTCTGTATGATGCGTGCCATGTGATTTGGGAGCTCACTTGGCTGGTGGCCTTAAAACCAGGATCTGAAATTGTTACAAAGCTAGCAGGGGAAAGGGCCAAGCTTGTTTAACATATCTAAAATTGTTGAAGAATTCGTGTTGTAGATTCAAGAGGAACACAATTCTTGTTTATAAGTTTTACTTCAGAGAGTTCGTCATCTCCTGACAGAATTAGTTTACCATGATATGAGGATCAAGTTGAAAAAGGTGAACATAAACATAGTATCGGAACTGAAAATTCTTAATCTTCAAATGGCATCCTTGTTCTAATACGGAAAAAGAACTTTTGCTTTTATATGGTTCTTGGCTGCGTTGTTGGATGCTTCCTTGAAATTTATACAAATAAAGGCAATATCATTGATTTTCACTGCACATCGATAACTTTGTTGTCCAATAGTCTTACATCTCTTCTTTCAGTTACTCAAAGACTATTGTTATCGGCTGAGGTCATGGAAATGCTCCGATATCTTTTGGTCGACAGTATTCTAATGGTTGTCTGTAGTTGTTTGAAGTGTGTTTTCTTTAATTATCATAGTCTGTGGAAAGTTTTTTACCTGTGCTCAGTGGCATTACCTCTATTGTCCTAATTTTATGAACTTGTACAGGCAACTCGAACTTCTGTTTGGATTGATGGCTGATCAAAATATGTGCTTTATCTTTGCTATATCATTGGATCAGTTCTATTAGTATTTCATACCTTTCATGTCTATTCAAATTTTGGAGTTTGATAATTAATACCCCAAGGCCCTGACATAGTGATTCATTCATTTGTTAGGAGTTGTAAATATGATGTTCTCAATTTTGTGCCAAAATAATGAAAGTTGATTACAACTGAAACTATTCGAGTTATAATTACTTGACCGAGATCTTATGTCGCATATAAATCCTAATATCTTCTTTGCTGATTTCTCATTAGTTAGTGAACAGCTTGCATGTCAACTCTTATGACATGAAAttgttcttgttttttttttttctgtgtagGAAAATAAAATTTCTAACACTTGTTGGCCTGGTTTTTCCTCCTCCTGTGGTATAGCTGACACTTCTAAATTTCATAACAGTTGGTTGTAATTAGATTTTGCTCAGAGTAATATGAAACAGTGTCAGCTGCTGAGAAACAAGTGGTTGCATGTTGTGAAAAGGTTTTAATATTGTCCAAATGATAAATGTTTAATAATTCATAAACATActtcaatatttcttttttttctgaacatcaacaataataatatcatttgaAATATACTTTGGTATTTTGATTTCTCTAATCATGACAAGATTACTAattttgggaattagggattggTACCATGGAGACTCAAGATTTTCTCTATGGATTCTCCAATCCAACATAGATCACACCTTGCTGTCAAAAATTACAATCTTCTCATTCACAATCCTATGCTACTAACAGCCCTTTGGACTTCCAACATAGAATTCTATTGCTGATGATGAAAGCCCCGCAAGAAGTTACATGAATGCATGAGGCATGTCACTTGGCGTTCGCATAAgcgacatcttcttcttcttcttcttcttcttcttcttcttcttcttcttcttcgctgatttccagtacgagacAATTCTTCAAACAGGTCATCAGCATCAATCACGGCTGAAACTGGACAAAGATCCATCGAACCTAACCCTACATAAGATGCCTAGGGCACGATGGAgggagtcatcatcatcactcccATCACCATCCATCCGGCCACCAACGCGCTGTGTGAAGGAAAAGAACAAAAACATGCAATAATCCAAGGTGTGTCGCTCACCTGTCACGGTCTAAACGCGGAACACCTTCTCCTCCGACGATGAGTTGTACCGTCTTTCGTGACGAGAAAATCCTGAACTCTGCCTCCTCCAAGATATGGAATCCTAAAATCCCTATCACGAGTACGCGATCCGGCCAAGCGACTTAGTTAGCACGATGACTTACTCGCCTTATATTGGGTCCCGTACATCAATGATCGCTTGTCATGTTATGTCGTTTATGGATAGATAGATAAATGGGAAGATCCAACAAAGGAAATCATGTTGTAGTGGGTAGAGCAAGACTTGTTCGCAAGTGGGCACGCATGGTATGAATGCCTTTATATACCTTGTCTCCTTGtggcttggaattttccatgtttCAAAGGTGGAGGCTAAAAGGAAGTATAtgtgatataaatatatataatgtaatataTAAATGAAAACTGTCTTCAAACAGTGCAACAATGTAAAACCCTCCAATTTATTGTGGAGAGGTGATTCTGATAACCATAGGTGGTGTCTGACCTCTTGAAGTAACAAAGAAGGGAAAGTGAAGACTggtaggaaggagaaggaagaagcgtTGCCTGCACATTTGTTGTGGTAGAAGATGTGGTGGGTTGGGTCTTTGGAAACCAGATACCTTTGCTGAAGCTAATAATCCAGACGAAGAAGCTGTTTGCAtggtctttcttttcctttttggatcttatcGAGAGATCTTCTGTTGGAGCTGAGGAGTTGTGATGGCCTGACCTGAGAGATGAGTGCAGGTTGCTGTGGTTCAACAATGGCTGCCATGAATGCACGCGTGCCTCATCATTGtgcttgaagagagagagagagagagagagagagatgacaggAGAGTTCCAAGATGTGGCATGGGATTCAACAAAGTTGAGCAATGGATCCATGTGATTGGATTCACCTCCCACTAAGTTTGAAGTGTTGCAAAGCTGGACATGGGTTTTCGACACTTGCTTTAGAGCTAGCTTTTCAAGCTGACTACTACAGATCATGGTGAGCAATATGCAGCTTAAGTACTTGCGAGAAGGTGTGGGGTAAAGTGGAGAAGACAATCTAAGTTGGCTCATCACCTTCACCTCTTCATTCTTTCTTCTGTACCATCTTACTTAACTCTAGTCGTGACTTAAGTCTTCACTCAAAgcaaattccttttcttttctttatgggtaaaagtcatatatatatatttggttttAAGATGTGTGCAGGCAACTGATCTACGTACGACAAGGCAAAGAGTTTGGGAGCCTAACACGAATCTCAACACACAAACACTTACTCGGCAGCCGCCTAATaacaatataataatattattattacaatTATTAgggtaaaaaagaaaaaggaggctaACACTGTTCCATAGCGCGTGTGTAATTTGTGCGGATCGGCTGCGGCCTCGCTTTGATTGTCGTGCTTTCCATCATTCAGCGTGCGCGTACGGAGTATGTATGCGCACGTGTCTACATTTGATAGAGAAAGGGGAAGAAGCGGAGGACACGTACGACGTATACGGCACGAGCAGTAGAGTGAACGCTACCGCTGCTCCGTCATGTTTAGAATGCATATGCAACTCAAAATAAAGatgttaatatattattaattactgAGTTAGAACAAATATATTGCGTTTATTCGTCCTTATATTGCCTTGTGTTTTTTGGCTGCAGAGAGATGAAGAGACGATGAGCATGGAGGGTGGTGCAAGGGAGGACAACAGATGGAAGTCAGGGTAGGTCCTCCAGAGAAGGTAGAGAGGTCAAAGCAGCAGCCGCGGAGTATGCAGCTTTCAGCACATTTAAAGGAGTAGAGTGTGGGGGAGAAGGTGCCTCGAATTCCTGGATCCACACGAACGCTTCTCCTCTGcaactctgagagagagagagagagagagagagtcgtgtGGTTTTCTTCCACCCAAGGACGTTGGCTCTGTGATGGTCCTTCTCTAAAGCTATTCCACCACCACTGTTCTTGTATTTCTTCTGCATCTCTTGAGCCTCGGTTCTTGGAGACAGAGAGAAAATAACTCAAGCTCACAGGTGACATGGGATTCTTCGCTCCGGTAGCACCTCCATTTGTTCATGGCTTGACAGGGGAGCATGAGAACCACGGCAAGGTGGAAGAAGATGGCGAACGACAGCACAAGCTCTGTGCTAGGGGCCACTGGAGGCCAGCCGAGGACGCCAAGCTCAAGGAGCTCGTCTCCCAACATGGCCCTCGACACTGGAACCTGATCGCTGAGAAGCTAGCAGGAAGAACAGGTAGGTAGTCGGgaacaagaaagaaagaatctATCGAATGCTTACTGAATCCTCTGTGCCTTGTTTGTTGCTGTTACCGGAACTGGTTCTGGGCAGGGAAGAGCTGCCGGCTGAGGTGGTTCAACCAGCTGGATCCAAGGATCAACAAGAAGGCATTcagtgaggaagaagaggagaggctGTTGGTTGCCCACAGGCTTTACGGCAACAGATGGGCGCTGATCGCCAGAATCTTCCCTGGCAGGACCGACAATGCGGTCAAGAACCATTGGCATGTGACCATGGCCAGGAAGCAGAGGGAGCAGTGCAGTTGTGCTTACAGGAGGCGGCGGAAGCCATTCCTTTGCTCCGCCCACTCTCCCCCATCTCAGCACTCCCTCCCCAACGTTGCATGCAGTGGTGAGTCGACCATCACCAGCACCAGAGATGAGTGTGCTTCCGCTCGCGCAGACCTTTCCCTCGGTTCCTTCACCAGCAGCACTGGTCCTTCCAATGGCATGCTCAATGGTATGATCTTTTCTCCATATTCCTCCGAAAGAAACCCTTGCTCTGCAGCTCTGCTCCACATGAATTTTCAGCTGTCAACATCAACCATTGCCTCCCCTTTTTCCCATCTCATGGTGTTGGTCAATGGATAATCGTCTCATTGTAGGATCTGATGAAAGGCTGGTGTCGGCAAACGACGGATTCTGTGACAAGTTGGGTAATTCTGGTGGTGGCTTTCTCCCTCATGTCAATCCTATGCTGATGCTGGTTCCTGGGTTTGGTCAGTCCGGCTGCACCTGTTCAACTCCAAGGGCCTCGGCAGCAGCTGAGCCACCAGCTTACCACATGAGCTTGCCTCACGGTAAAACAGATCATGGAAGGAAGAACACTGAGTTGCCCTTTTTTGATTTCCTAGGCGTGGGAGCAAGATAAGGGTTCCAACACCCAAAGAAAGAGAGGTAGAGGTGAAGGTGACGTAGTTTCTGTCCATTAATGTAGCAGCCACAAAGCATGTTGCGGAAGAACTTTGATCCTGCGTTGTCTATCCTTCTCAAGGTTGTCAATAACCCGCAAGCTCTGATCTCAACCTGTAGATCAAACGAAATGAGATGATGCTTCATCCTATATATGTACCGAGACTACGTGtagaaaaaagaatcataaaagaCTTCATCCATCCTATGATGTTCTTCAACCTTAGCACTGCTCTATGCTTTGCTCAGATCTGTAGGAATCGACAAGCAGTGTGGTCTTTTgtgttgttattattgttgttgtttacCTCCCGCTTTAAAGGCTGTTGGGTGCTCAGAGTTTCTGAAGCACGGCCCAACTCCTCACCTTGCAGCGCCTTACAGTAATCATGGTGGTGCTGAAGAGCTTCTTACTGAGAAGAAGCGAAAAAACCTTGGGAAAGAGAACGGTGAGCAGCGATCTTGAGGAAGAAGCACAGGAAATGCTTTGTGAGTAGTGATTTGGACCTGCATCCCCTTCAGAGGTCACCAGAaggggactctctctctctctctctctctctctctctagcttaGAGGGCGGGCATGCTAACTGTGCAAATAAGTGGCAATGTCATGATTGGTTACTTGTTTGACTCGACTGTGAGAATGGCATGGTGAAGGTGCGATTGAATCGAAGAGGCACCATTATGGGGCTTGGCAGGATGTTTCATAAATGTAGCTACGTGCAGAGATTTGGTTTTCCTTTCAAGGAGGATCTCATGACAGGTATAGccataggaggaaacagaggaagaagaaagctACCGACTGCTGGAGTTTGAGGGGGTGAACTCTGTACAAAGCAATAAAGATTATATCAAATGGAAGAATGACACTTGGGTTTCAACAAGGGGGGAGTTTATAACAGTTCAATTTTTGGTTTTTCATAAcccaaataaaat
It encodes the following:
- the LOC103972372 gene encoding transcription factor CSA isoform X2 — encoded protein: MGFFAPVAPPFVHGLTGEHENHGKVEEDGERQHKLCARGHWRPAEDAKLKELVSQHGPRHWNLIAEKLAGRTGKSCRLRWFNQLDPRINKKAFSEEEEERLLVAHRLYGNRWALIARIFPGRTDNAVKNHWHVTMARKQREQCSCAYRRRRKPFLCSAHSPPSQHSLPNVACSGESTITSTRDECASARADLSLGSFTSSTGPSNGSDERLVSANDGFCDKLGNSGGGFLPHVNPMLMLVPGFGQSGCTCSTPRASAAAEPPAYHMSLPHGKTDHGRKNTELPFFDFLGVGAR
- the LOC135652662 gene encoding cyclic dof factor 3-like; translation: MSEPGDPAIKLFGTTIPMAAAADEEPDVEEAEAKTQQNSSKGVTNMEVNNDSSISAEEENEGDPISLSGLTSGNEDDHKTSVEAEKEAAKSEADGSVPEKVLKKPDKILPCPRCNSMETKFCYYNNYNFNQPRHFCKNCQRYWTAGGTMRNVPVGAGRRKSKHSNSPYHNVVILSDGFQSFQSDALKSIHHRPLPCASSTASQPLIRKGTILKSDQEDPLYESVTCAFNIREQGNNAASDSMICGYKREEPSCSSFATASNFVKNVSAEKAVHVRSSGMRVYCNGLAPLPHLQYYPGVPWAHPWSLAWNSVAAMEAGRCSSEYSCTVENDNSSSVSWSPRALMAASPFCASTLPFSFMPAPFLGYSILPNGTWNVPCAGSNGCISPSPSTSDSGCSGNGSPTLGKHSRDSSIQGENNMKKPLWVPKTLRMDDPEEASKSSIWATLGIKPEMGSIFQFKSEHKAKKLDGAQLLHENPAAVSRSHCFQEST
- the LOC103972372 gene encoding transcription factor CSA isoform X1 encodes the protein MGFFAPVAPPFVHGLTGEHENHGKVEEDGERQHKLCARGHWRPAEDAKLKELVSQHGPRHWNLIAEKLAGRTGKSCRLRWFNQLDPRINKKAFSEEEEERLLVAHRLYGNRWALIARIFPGRTDNAVKNHWHVTMARKQREQCSCAYRRRRKPFLCSAHSPPSQHSLPNVACSGESTITSTRDECASARADLSLGSFTSSTGPSNGMLNGSDERLVSANDGFCDKLGNSGGGFLPHVNPMLMLVPGFGQSGCTCSTPRASAAAEPPAYHMSLPHGKTDHGRKNTELPFFDFLGVGAR